A window of the Candidatus Cloacimonadota bacterium genome harbors these coding sequences:
- a CDS encoding UDP-glucose/GDP-mannose dehydrogenase family protein, producing the protein MKLAVIGSGYVGLTSGACFADMGNNVICVDNNNRKIEMLKQGDIPIFEPGLDSMIKRNVTEGRISFSTDIKTAVEDSLILFIAVGTPPEEDGSADLSHVLASAGEIAEYMNEYKIIVDKSTVPVGTADRVKARIQEVLDRRGSKVPFDVVSNPEFLKEGAAIEDFMRPDRVVIGTDSEQAAQAMRTLYAPFNRTHDRVIVMSIRSAEMTKYAANAMLATKISFINEISRLCEAYRADVEEVRNGIGSDSRIGYKFIYPGVGYGGSCFPKDIKALIHMSSEVGYDSRILKAVEAVNQDQKLLLVQKLNAHFGQNLKGMTFAVWGLSFKPQTDDMREAPAIVIIRTLIAAGAKVRAYDPVAMTEAKHIFADLEGLTLCNDEYDALKGASAMLLITEWHQFRYPDYNRIKAELKEAVIFDGRNQYDPKALREMGFTYYGIGRP; encoded by the coding sequence ATGAAGCTTGCAGTGATAGGATCCGGTTATGTAGGGCTCACCAGTGGCGCTTGCTTTGCCGATATGGGCAACAACGTGATCTGCGTGGATAACAACAACCGCAAGATCGAAATGTTAAAACAGGGAGACATCCCCATCTTCGAGCCCGGTTTGGACAGTATGATCAAGCGCAATGTAACCGAAGGCAGAATAAGCTTTAGCACAGACATCAAAACCGCTGTCGAGGATTCCCTCATCCTGTTCATCGCAGTGGGCACTCCTCCCGAAGAAGACGGTAGTGCTGATCTTTCTCATGTACTGGCATCAGCAGGCGAGATAGCTGAATACATGAACGAATACAAGATCATAGTGGACAAATCCACTGTACCGGTCGGCACCGCAGATAGGGTGAAAGCCAGAATCCAGGAAGTGCTGGATAGAAGAGGCAGCAAGGTCCCCTTCGATGTGGTGTCCAATCCGGAGTTTCTGAAAGAAGGCGCTGCCATCGAAGACTTTATGCGCCCTGACCGTGTAGTGATAGGAACAGACAGTGAACAAGCAGCACAAGCCATGCGTACTTTATACGCTCCCTTCAACCGCACTCACGATCGCGTGATCGTCATGAGCATCCGTTCCGCTGAAATGACCAAATATGCGGCTAATGCTATGCTGGCTACCAAAATATCTTTTATAAACGAAATCTCCAGATTATGCGAAGCTTACAGAGCTGATGTGGAAGAAGTTCGCAATGGCATCGGCAGCGACAGCCGCATTGGCTACAAATTCATCTACCCCGGAGTGGGATATGGTGGCAGTTGCTTTCCCAAAGACATCAAAGCCCTTATCCACATGTCTTCCGAAGTAGGTTACGACAGCCGCATCCTGAAAGCAGTGGAAGCGGTGAATCAGGATCAGAAACTCCTTCTGGTGCAGAAACTGAATGCTCACTTTGGTCAAAACTTGAAGGGGATGACCTTTGCCGTATGGGGCTTGTCCTTCAAACCCCAAACTGATGACATGCGTGAAGCTCCCGCAATCGTGATTATCCGCACTCTCATTGCAGCAGGAGCCAAGGTAAGAGCTTATGATCCCGTAGCAATGACAGAAGCCAAGCACATCTTTGCAGACTTGGAAGGCCTTACTCTGTGCAACGATGAATATGACGCTCTCAAGGGAGCCAGTGCAATGCTACTGATCACAGAGTGGCACCAATTCCGCTATCCGGATTACAATCGCATCAAAGCCGAGTTAAAAGAAGCGGTGATCTTTGACGGCCGCAACCAGTATGATCCAAAAGCCCTGCGAGAAATGGGATTCACCTACTACGGTATCGGACGCCCCTGA
- the gyrA gene encoding DNA gyrase subunit A → MSDNTKIIPTQIEEYLKQAYLDYSMSVIVSRALPDIRDGLKPSQRRIIYAMHELNLSPGGHFRKCAKIAGDTSGNYHPHGEQVVYPTLVRMAQPWIMRYPLVDGQGNFGSIDGDPPAAMRYTEARLHKVSIELLSELDKETVDFKSNYDDTRKEPEVFPSRMPNLLLNGSSGIAVGMATNMPPHNAGEICDAIVALIDNPELEPLDMLQYIKGPDFPMGGIILGTDGIREYFETGRGRLLVRGEVDVETLPNDSERLIIRSIPYQVTTSLLIERMVQLVKDKKLDGISDIRDESGRDGMRVVIQIKRNHDAQVVKNLLYKHTQLQSTFGVINLCLVDGVPKVVNMKDMVANFIEFRHDVVLRRTQFELRNAEARMHILEGFRIALDHLDEVIATIRASKTPPDANLALQENFGLSELQAKAILDMRLQRLTGMELEKIEEEYSELLVIITRLRELVEHRELRMDLIKQETLEMSEKYTDPRRTSIIEGHGGSFNMEDLIADDMMVVTITHDGYVKRLPVDTYKVQGRGGKGLSASNLKEQDFIQYLFVASAHSYILLFTDHGMCHWLKVYEIPEASRTARGKAIVNLVKFSEGEKIKAFVTLKTFHPKQTIVMCTRNGLIKKTSLTAYSHPRSNGIRAIRLMDGDELIDARISEEGDDILLATRNGYCNRFSEKDIRAMGRITKGVRGIRLRDEDYVISMTLVSAEQILENGKGGATILTVSENGYGKRTSISSYTATKRGSKGVITLKTTTRNGHLASLMMVSDEDELMIITHDGMIIRQSVKEISSIGRNTQGVRLINLTKGDKVHDITRVPPEDTDDESLDKEIEKLKQVPKMNLTDLAEEADDLMEADDVDIEDDTDIDDNDDSEDTDD, encoded by the coding sequence ATGTCTGATAATACAAAGATTATACCCACTCAAATAGAAGAATACCTGAAACAAGCTTATCTGGATTATTCCATGAGCGTGATCGTGTCCCGCGCTCTGCCGGATATCAGGGACGGCTTGAAACCTTCGCAACGGCGTATTATTTATGCCATGCACGAACTGAATCTGAGTCCCGGCGGACACTTCCGTAAATGCGCCAAGATCGCCGGTGACACCTCAGGAAACTATCATCCTCATGGCGAGCAAGTGGTGTATCCCACCCTGGTGCGTATGGCACAACCGTGGATAATGCGCTATCCCCTGGTTGATGGTCAGGGTAACTTCGGTTCCATCGACGGTGATCCTCCTGCGGCGATGCGTTATACCGAAGCGCGCTTGCATAAAGTAAGTATCGAGCTGTTATCCGAATTGGATAAAGAGACGGTGGATTTTAAGAGCAACTACGACGATACCCGTAAGGAACCGGAAGTATTTCCCAGCCGTATGCCAAATCTGCTTCTGAATGGTTCTTCCGGTATCGCTGTAGGTATGGCAACCAATATGCCGCCTCACAATGCCGGCGAGATCTGTGATGCCATTGTGGCTTTGATCGACAATCCCGAACTGGAACCGCTGGACATGCTTCAATACATCAAGGGTCCGGATTTTCCGATGGGCGGCATCATACTGGGCACAGACGGCATCAGAGAGTACTTTGAAACTGGTCGCGGACGTCTGCTGGTGCGGGGTGAGGTGGATGTGGAAACCTTGCCCAACGACAGCGAGCGCCTGATCATTCGCTCCATTCCTTATCAGGTCACCACTTCGTTACTCATTGAGCGTATGGTTCAACTGGTGAAGGACAAGAAGTTGGATGGAATCAGCGATATTCGCGATGAATCCGGCAGAGACGGTATGCGCGTTGTGATACAGATAAAGCGCAATCACGATGCACAGGTAGTAAAGAATCTGCTCTACAAACACACTCAGCTACAGAGCACATTTGGCGTGATCAATCTCTGCCTGGTGGATGGTGTTCCGAAAGTAGTGAACATGAAGGACATGGTGGCCAATTTCATCGAATTCCGGCATGATGTGGTTCTGCGGCGGACTCAGTTTGAGCTGCGCAATGCCGAAGCCAGAATGCATATCCTGGAAGGTTTCCGCATTGCTCTGGATCATCTGGATGAAGTGATTGCCACCATTCGCGCTTCCAAGACTCCTCCCGATGCCAATCTGGCACTGCAAGAGAATTTCGGGCTTTCCGAGCTTCAAGCCAAAGCTATTTTAGATATGCGTTTACAGCGCCTAACCGGAATGGAACTGGAGAAGATTGAGGAAGAATACAGTGAACTATTGGTCATCATTACACGCTTGCGTGAATTGGTAGAACACCGCGAACTCCGCATGGATCTGATCAAGCAGGAAACCCTGGAAATGAGCGAGAAATACACGGATCCGCGTAGAACCTCCATCATTGAGGGGCATGGCGGCAGCTTCAATATGGAAGACCTCATTGCGGACGATATGATGGTGGTAACTATCACTCACGACGGTTATGTGAAACGCTTGCCGGTGGATACCTATAAAGTACAAGGCCGAGGCGGCAAGGGCTTGAGCGCTTCAAACCTAAAGGAACAGGATTTTATCCAGTATCTCTTTGTGGCCAGTGCGCATTCCTACATTCTGCTCTTCACCGATCATGGCATGTGTCATTGGTTGAAGGTTTATGAGATTCCCGAGGCCAGCCGTACAGCCAGGGGTAAAGCCATAGTGAACTTGGTAAAATTTAGTGAGGGAGAGAAGATCAAGGCTTTTGTGACACTGAAGACCTTCCATCCCAAGCAGACCATAGTTATGTGCACCAGAAACGGGCTGATCAAAAAGACCTCTCTGACAGCCTATTCCCATCCTCGCAGCAACGGAATCAGGGCTATCAGACTGATGGACGGCGATGAACTGATCGATGCCAGAATCTCAGAGGAAGGCGACGACATCTTGTTGGCAACTCGAAACGGCTATTGCAATCGCTTCAGCGAGAAAGACATTCGTGCCATGGGCAGAATTACCAAAGGAGTACGCGGTATTCGCTTGAGAGACGAGGATTATGTGATCTCCATGACTCTGGTAAGTGCAGAACAGATCCTGGAAAACGGCAAAGGCGGAGCTACGATCCTAACCGTTAGCGAAAACGGCTATGGAAAGCGCACCTCGATTTCCAGCTATACCGCTACAAAACGTGGCTCAAAGGGAGTAATCACGCTGAAGACAACCACCAGGAACGGACATCTGGCTTCTCTGATGATGGTGAGCGATGAAGATGAACTGATGATCATTACCCACGATGGCATGATCATCCGCCAAAGCGTGAAAGAGATATCTTCGATCGGAAGAAACACTCAAGGCGTAAGGCTGATCAACCTGACCAAGGGCGACAAAGTTCACGACATCACTCGCGTACCTCCGGAAGACACCGATGATGAGAGCTTGGACAAAGAAATTGAGAAGTTGAAACAAGTACCCAAGATGAACTTGACTGATCTGGCGGAAGAAGCTGATGATCTGATGGAAGCCGATGATGTGGATATCGAAGACGACACGGACATCGACGATAACGATGATTCCGAAGATACTGACGACTAG
- a CDS encoding transcription termination/antitermination NusG family protein: MATHKPVIINELFGELCLPPEGEHWNVAYCKPRREKRVAEFAAKNLIHYYLPQLKTSKIYQRRKVVSTQPMFPGYIFLVLSVANKELVSQSGLIVNYIRVVNEQELLNDLSRICFTGKKEVPMKRALWLFKGLEVEITEGALKGMRGIVESHDKISEVRLQVDLLRQAVMVKIDPENIKIIGEYEIEEIEE; the protein is encoded by the coding sequence GTGGCCACTCACAAACCGGTAATTATCAACGAACTCTTCGGCGAACTGTGCCTCCCTCCCGAAGGAGAGCACTGGAACGTAGCTTATTGCAAACCTCGTAGAGAGAAGCGTGTGGCAGAGTTTGCCGCCAAAAACCTGATTCACTACTACCTGCCCCAGTTAAAGACATCAAAGATATACCAACGCCGCAAAGTAGTTTCCACTCAACCGATGTTTCCCGGTTACATTTTTTTAGTGCTCTCGGTAGCAAACAAGGAGCTTGTATCTCAATCTGGGCTGATCGTCAATTACATCCGCGTGGTAAATGAACAGGAACTATTGAACGATCTTTCTCGCATCTGCTTCACAGGGAAAAAAGAAGTACCCATGAAACGCGCATTGTGGCTCTTCAAAGGTTTGGAAGTAGAGATCACGGAAGGTGCGCTTAAAGGCATGAGAGGCATCGTGGAAAGTCACGACAAAATATCAGAAGTACGCTTGCAGGTTGATCTTCTCCGGCAAGCTGTAATGGTAAAAATCGATCCTGAGAACATCAAAATTATTGGTGAATACGAAATAGAGGAGATCGAAGAATGA
- the ahcY gene encoding adenosylhomocysteinase, with the protein MDYKIANIELAEFGRKEIALAEVEMPGLIALRERYADSKPLQGARITGSLHMTIQTAVLIETLVELGAKVRWASCNIFSTQDHAAAAIAQRGIPVFAWKGESLQDYWRCTYQALVWPEATCDMIVDDGGDATLMVHEGYRLEELYSETGISPLPDSDNPEYRLVQELLISHLEEDPQRWHKIAHHIKGVSEETTTGVNRLYQMMQQGNLLFPAINVNDSVTKSKFDNLYGCRESLADGIKRGTDIMVAGKTVMICGYGDVGKGCAQSMRGFGARVIISEIDPICALQAAMEGFEVRNLDDTVEYADIFVTATGNCDVIRVDHILKMKNNAIVCNIGHFDNEIQVSKLYEMDGVNRECIKPQVDLIRLPNDKAIILLSEGRLVNLGNATGHPSFVMSCSFTNQVLAQIQLWQTKHEIGVYTLPKHLDEEVARLHLAKLGVDLTRLSVKQAEYIGVPIEGPYKPDLYRY; encoded by the coding sequence ATGGATTACAAAATCGCAAACATAGAATTGGCTGAATTTGGCCGCAAAGAAATTGCCCTGGCAGAAGTCGAAATGCCAGGCCTAATAGCGCTCAGAGAGCGTTACGCCGACAGCAAACCCTTACAAGGAGCTCGGATTACCGGCAGCTTGCACATGACCATTCAGACTGCCGTGCTCATCGAGACTCTGGTGGAACTGGGTGCCAAAGTGCGCTGGGCTAGTTGCAACATCTTTAGTACTCAAGACCACGCTGCAGCAGCAATAGCACAACGTGGCATCCCCGTGTTTGCCTGGAAAGGCGAAAGCCTTCAGGATTACTGGCGGTGCACATACCAAGCCCTGGTCTGGCCTGAAGCTACTTGCGATATGATCGTGGACGATGGTGGTGATGCTACTCTGATGGTTCATGAAGGGTACCGACTGGAAGAACTCTATTCGGAAACCGGTATTTCCCCTTTGCCCGATAGCGACAATCCTGAATATCGCCTGGTGCAGGAATTGCTCATCTCACACTTGGAAGAAGATCCCCAGCGCTGGCACAAAATCGCCCATCACATCAAGGGAGTTAGCGAGGAAACCACTACTGGAGTCAATCGCTTGTATCAGATGATGCAACAGGGCAATTTACTCTTCCCCGCCATAAATGTGAACGACAGCGTCACCAAAAGCAAGTTCGATAACCTTTATGGTTGCAGAGAAAGCCTGGCTGATGGCATCAAGCGAGGTACCGACATAATGGTAGCGGGAAAGACCGTCATGATCTGCGGATATGGTGATGTAGGCAAAGGATGCGCTCAGAGCATGCGCGGTTTTGGTGCAAGAGTAATCATCAGCGAAATCGATCCCATCTGTGCCCTCCAAGCAGCTATGGAAGGATTTGAAGTGCGTAATCTGGACGACACGGTTGAATATGCCGACATCTTCGTTACTGCAACCGGAAATTGCGATGTGATCCGAGTAGATCATATATTAAAAATGAAGAACAATGCCATTGTCTGCAATATTGGACACTTCGACAACGAGATTCAAGTAAGCAAACTCTATGAGATGGACGGAGTAAACCGAGAGTGCATTAAGCCCCAGGTGGATTTGATCAGACTACCAAACGACAAAGCCATCATCCTGCTCTCTGAGGGCAGATTGGTAAACCTCGGCAATGCCACTGGTCACCCCTCTTTCGTAATGAGCTGCTCTTTTACAAATCAAGTGCTGGCACAGATACAACTGTGGCAAACCAAGCACGAGATTGGAGTTTACACCTTGCCCAAACATTTGGATGAAGAAGTAGCGCGTTTGCATCTGGCAAAACTGGGCGTGGACCTCACTCGCCTTAGTGTAAAGCAGGCCGAGTATATCGGAGTGCCCATCGAAGGACCATATAAACCCGATCTTTACAGATACTAA
- a CDS encoding NAD-dependent epimerase/dehydratase family protein: protein MKILITGAAGFIASHIADACINAGYEVVIVDNLRSGYKRNLNPLAKFIEMDICDPAIDNVIAAEKPDIIDHHAAQISVPLSIEDPLTDAEINVKGLINLLQAAVKHSVKKIVYISSGGAMYGEAEEYPTTETYIPRPLSVYAINKMVGENYLYFYNQQYGLDYTVLRYANVFGPRQVSHGEAGVVSIFVEKLLKGETPTLNTYPNEPDGMIRDYVFVTDVVKANLIAFEKGSGEAFNIGTCTPTTTRQLYDEISRQLKLCIEPRKADARKGDLHRSMLDYNKAKRILNWQPEYDLSQGIAQVISYYKDLLGVEQ, encoded by the coding sequence ATGAAGATTCTGATTACTGGAGCTGCCGGATTTATCGCATCCCATATAGCAGATGCTTGTATTAATGCAGGATATGAAGTAGTGATAGTAGACAACTTGCGTAGTGGCTACAAACGCAATCTAAATCCCCTCGCGAAATTTATCGAAATGGATATTTGCGATCCCGCAATCGATAATGTGATTGCAGCAGAAAAACCGGATATCATAGATCATCATGCCGCTCAAATCTCCGTCCCGCTTTCAATTGAAGATCCTCTTACTGATGCCGAGATCAATGTAAAAGGTCTGATTAACCTCCTCCAAGCAGCAGTTAAACACTCTGTAAAGAAAATCGTTTACATCTCCTCCGGTGGTGCCATGTACGGAGAAGCCGAAGAATATCCCACTACCGAAACATACATTCCCCGTCCTCTTTCTGTTTACGCCATCAACAAAATGGTGGGTGAAAACTACCTGTATTTCTACAATCAACAATATGGTCTGGATTACACCGTACTACGTTATGCCAATGTCTTTGGCCCCCGCCAGGTCTCACACGGTGAAGCAGGTGTGGTATCGATCTTTGTGGAAAAGCTTCTGAAAGGCGAAACCCCCACTCTGAATACGTACCCCAATGAACCGGATGGGATGATCCGAGACTATGTTTTTGTAACAGATGTAGTAAAAGCCAATCTGATCGCCTTTGAGAAAGGAAGCGGTGAAGCCTTCAACATCGGTACCTGCACACCCACTACAACCAGGCAGCTATACGATGAGATTTCCCGCCAGTTGAAACTTTGCATCGAACCACGGAAAGCGGACGCACGCAAGGGGGATCTGCATCGTTCGATGCTGGATTACAATAAAGCCAAACGCATACTGAACTGGCAACCAGAGTACGACCTTAGCCAGGGTATTGCACAAGTGATAAGCTATTACAAAGACTTATTGGGAGTCGAACAATGA
- the gyrB gene encoding DNA topoisomerase (ATP-hydrolyzing) subunit B yields MPERTYTASNIKVLKGLEAVRKRPAMYIGGTGERGLHHLVYEVVDNSIDEALAGYCDLIRVTITVDGNVEVDDNGRGIPVDTQDDMGVPALQVVLTVLHAGGKFDQNSYKVSGGLHGVGVSVVNALSEWLEARVHINGKEYSMRFERGKPVTDLQVLGSSNRKGTIITFRPDAQIFETTEFSFDYLTTRLRELAFLNRGVRIILKDERSDRLHDFKYDGGINSFVEYLNQNKKPLFPKPIHIESIKDSMEFEVSIQYNEGYQENIFSFANNINTIEGGTHLSGFKRGLTSAVNAYIKSNDLLKNEKVNPSGEDIREGLTAVISVKLSNPQFEGQTKTKLQNTDVEGLVGSAVYEKLMVYFEEHPAEARNITMKSVMAARSREAARKARELTRRKSVLESGSLPGKLADCTINDPAKTELFLVEGDSAGGSAKQGRDRSFQAILALWGKMLNTEKARVDKVLNNEKIQPIILALGAGIGQEFDVAKLRYHKIIIMADADVDGAHISTLLMTFFYRYMRPVIENGHLYIAMPPLFLVRKGKQKRYVYTEAERDEVLAEFGDKGVFVQRYKGLGEMNAEQLWETTMDPDYRQMVSVRMDDAIEADRMFTILMGDEVEPRREFIQSNARYVKNLDI; encoded by the coding sequence ATGCCAGAAAGAACTTACACTGCGAGTAACATCAAGGTGCTCAAAGGCTTGGAAGCCGTACGCAAACGCCCAGCCATGTATATTGGCGGCACGGGTGAACGCGGTTTGCATCACCTTGTTTACGAAGTAGTTGATAACTCAATTGACGAAGCGCTGGCCGGTTATTGTGACCTCATCCGGGTCACCATCACCGTGGACGGAAATGTGGAAGTGGACGATAATGGCCGCGGTATCCCGGTGGATACCCAGGATGATATGGGCGTGCCCGCATTGCAGGTGGTGCTTACTGTGCTGCATGCCGGTGGCAAATTCGACCAGAATTCCTACAAGGTATCGGGTGGATTGCATGGCGTTGGCGTATCTGTGGTGAATGCGCTGTCCGAATGGCTGGAAGCCAGAGTGCATATCAACGGGAAGGAATATAGCATGCGTTTCGAGCGTGGCAAGCCGGTTACCGATTTGCAGGTATTAGGCAGCTCGAACCGTAAGGGGACAATAATTACCTTCCGTCCGGATGCACAGATCTTTGAAACTACGGAATTCAGCTTTGATTATCTTACCACCAGATTGCGGGAACTGGCGTTCTTGAACCGTGGAGTACGCATTATCCTGAAGGATGAGCGTAGCGATCGTTTGCACGATTTTAAGTACGACGGTGGTATCAACAGCTTTGTGGAATACTTGAACCAGAACAAAAAACCCCTGTTTCCCAAGCCGATTCATATAGAATCCATCAAAGACAGCATGGAGTTTGAAGTATCAATTCAGTACAACGAGGGATATCAGGAAAACATATTCAGTTTTGCAAACAACATCAACACCATCGAGGGCGGTACGCACCTTTCCGGATTCAAGCGCGGTCTCACTTCAGCGGTGAATGCATATATCAAAAGCAACGATCTTCTAAAGAACGAGAAAGTAAACCCCAGCGGGGAAGACATCCGGGAAGGGCTCACCGCAGTGATATCCGTGAAGCTGTCCAATCCGCAGTTTGAAGGGCAGACGAAGACCAAGCTGCAAAATACCGATGTCGAAGGCTTAGTGGGTTCAGCCGTATATGAGAAGCTAATGGTGTATTTTGAAGAGCATCCCGCAGAAGCCAGAAACATCACGATGAAGAGTGTAATGGCGGCCCGTAGCCGTGAGGCAGCCCGTAAAGCCAGAGAGCTCACCCGGCGCAAATCGGTACTGGAAAGCGGTTCATTACCGGGGAAACTGGCAGACTGCACTATCAACGATCCTGCAAAGACAGAACTATTCCTGGTGGAGGGAGATTCTGCAGGCGGTTCTGCAAAGCAGGGCAGGGATCGCAGCTTTCAAGCCATCCTGGCCTTGTGGGGTAAGATGTTGAACACCGAAAAAGCCCGTGTGGACAAGGTTTTGAACAATGAAAAGATCCAGCCCATCATTCTGGCGCTAGGTGCGGGAATTGGACAGGAATTTGATGTTGCTAAACTGCGTTATCACAAAATCATCATTATGGCTGACGCAGATGTGGACGGAGCTCACATCAGTACTCTGCTGATGACGTTTTTCTATCGGTATATGCGCCCCGTGATAGAGAATGGACACTTGTACATTGCGATGCCTCCGCTCTTCCTGGTACGCAAGGGTAAACAAAAGCGCTATGTATATACTGAAGCGGAAAGGGATGAAGTCCTGGCAGAGTTTGGCGACAAAGGGGTGTTTGTTCAACGTTACAAAGGTTTGGGTGAAATGAATGCCGAGCAGTTGTGGGAGACCACAATGGATCCTGATTACCGACAGATGGTGAGTGTAAGGATGGATGATGCCATCGAGGCAGACCGGATGTTTACCATCCTGATGGGTGACGAAGTAGAGCCGCGTAGAGAATTTATCCAGTCAAATGCCCGCTACGTGAAAAACCTTGATATTTAA